In Meiothermus ruber DSM 1279, the following proteins share a genomic window:
- the csaB gene encoding polysaccharide pyruvyl transferase CsaB, whose protein sequence is MRVGVSGYYGFQNAGDEAILEAIVQEVRARGHQAVVFSNNPAETAQRYGVEAVKRTHPLEVWKALGRIDLLLSGGGGLLQDKTSSLSLWYYLTMLGLARRRGKAVYVFNQSLGPLSQRGERRVRRALRGVPCYFRDEGSLEYGRGLGLEVHLGADPALLLPTPPVEREPNMVVLVPKYGTEAANANLHKLADRLRVEGLEVVVLALQPGFDEPVLEKFSSFTRELAWDPRRVSYLLAQAGYVISVRLHGAILAAAAGTPFAGIAYDPKVAGFCRDAGAVYVDMPGDPDLLASAVLTRRQPNWSAIEAMKARARSSFDQVLSARPQGRMQRSR, encoded by the coding sequence ATGCGCGTCGGGGTTAGCGGTTATTACGGCTTTCAGAATGCGGGCGACGAGGCTATTTTAGAGGCCATCGTGCAGGAGGTGCGGGCCCGTGGACACCAGGCCGTGGTGTTTTCCAACAACCCCGCCGAGACCGCGCAGCGCTACGGGGTGGAAGCCGTCAAACGCACCCACCCCCTCGAGGTCTGGAAGGCCCTGGGCCGGATTGATCTGCTTTTATCGGGCGGTGGAGGTCTGCTGCAGGACAAAACCTCCAGCCTGAGCCTGTGGTACTACCTCACCATGTTGGGCCTGGCCCGGCGGCGGGGCAAGGCCGTGTACGTATTCAACCAGTCGTTGGGGCCTCTGAGCCAGCGAGGGGAACGCCGGGTGCGGCGGGCCTTGCGCGGGGTGCCCTGTTACTTTCGCGATGAGGGTTCGCTCGAGTACGGGCGCGGCCTGGGACTGGAGGTGCACCTGGGGGCTGACCCGGCCCTGCTGCTCCCCACGCCGCCGGTGGAACGCGAGCCCAACATGGTGGTGCTGGTGCCCAAGTACGGCACCGAGGCGGCCAATGCCAATCTGCACAAACTGGCCGACCGGCTGCGGGTGGAGGGCCTCGAGGTGGTGGTTCTAGCCCTGCAACCGGGCTTCGATGAACCGGTGCTGGAAAAGTTCAGCAGCTTTACCCGCGAGCTGGCCTGGGATCCGCGCCGGGTGAGCTATCTGCTGGCCCAGGCCGGCTATGTGATCTCGGTGCGCCTGCACGGGGCCATCCTGGCGGCGGCAGCCGGAACGCCCTTTGCCGGCATCGCCTACGACCCCAAGGTGGCCGGCTTTTGCCGGGATGCCGGGGCGGTGTATGTGGACATGCCCGGCGACCCCGATCTGCTGGCCTCGGCGGTATTAACCCGGCGTCAGCCCAACTGGAGCGCTATTGAGGCCATGAAAGCCCGTGCTCGTAGCAGCTTCGACCAGGTTTTATCGGCCCGCCCCCAGGGGCGGATGCAGCGCTCGAGGTAG
- a CDS encoding DUF5693 family protein, translating to MNFYLRIVILLSALLSLPALLPRMQAERPGPVVLVMDGEEVADQARFTGKTFLQLMEEYRALGVHGVALYEQPVRNWVNRGLLSYHPANTLQLLYPNAQIKPGWFYLAGPPALLEAMVARWDIPTERVLIGTQTWLATPVNVEFFPAGFDLALARELKAQGFYIVARPFDHPYRKYDVELVPPEADAVAFAGLDALGYKDNLEAVAAGLEGKPIAWIEGTPQRGFTQLAQTLPVKRLFSIRPEWQDKLTPAETADKFVLAARERGHQLLYLRPYREPSDTQAFLSFLQRDLERSGIPMGEPRARDFTPSPLRYIALLGIVAGLVLLASGLPQPLGVPVVGLLVLLALGVARGDAAPLLAAMVFPALGFLERQLTGLRLWLAAVLYSLAGVVFLAALGSTPQSVLGLEPFRGVSLTLVVPPLLVALSFLPSNYKPVLNFLYNYQFKLGEAVLVLLGLAVVALAVLRRGNDAAPSIVPEWELQLRAFLQDVMVRPRFKEIFAHALAPMALLLPWPTWMRNALLVLVAVGMGSILNTFSHYHTPLSISFFRVLNGMLIGLLLGLVGVWVFRRLREWWLR from the coding sequence ATGAACTTTTACCTCAGAATCGTAATCTTGCTCTCGGCCTTGCTGAGTCTGCCGGCCCTGCTGCCCCGGATGCAGGCTGAGCGGCCCGGGCCGGTGGTGCTGGTGATGGACGGCGAGGAAGTCGCCGACCAGGCCCGCTTTACCGGCAAAACCTTCCTGCAGCTCATGGAGGAGTACCGCGCTTTGGGGGTGCACGGGGTGGCGCTCTACGAACAGCCGGTGCGTAACTGGGTAAACCGGGGGTTGCTTAGCTACCATCCCGCCAACACCCTGCAATTGCTCTACCCCAACGCCCAGATCAAGCCGGGGTGGTTTTACCTGGCCGGCCCCCCAGCCTTGCTGGAGGCTATGGTGGCCCGCTGGGATATCCCGACCGAACGCGTGCTGATCGGAACCCAGACCTGGCTGGCCACCCCGGTCAATGTGGAGTTTTTCCCGGCCGGCTTCGATCTGGCCCTGGCCCGCGAGCTAAAAGCCCAGGGCTTTTACATCGTGGCCCGGCCCTTCGATCACCCCTACCGCAAATACGACGTGGAGCTGGTGCCCCCCGAAGCCGACGCAGTGGCGTTTGCAGGGCTGGATGCACTGGGCTATAAGGACAACCTCGAGGCTGTTGCAGCCGGTCTGGAGGGCAAACCGATCGCCTGGATCGAGGGCACCCCCCAGCGGGGCTTCACCCAGCTTGCCCAGACCCTGCCGGTCAAACGGCTTTTTAGCATCCGCCCGGAGTGGCAGGACAAACTCACCCCTGCCGAGACCGCCGACAAGTTTGTGCTGGCGGCCCGCGAGCGCGGCCACCAGTTGCTCTACCTGCGGCCCTACCGGGAACCGAGCGATACCCAGGCTTTTCTGAGCTTCCTGCAGCGCGATCTGGAGCGTTCCGGTATCCCCATGGGTGAGCCCAGGGCCCGCGACTTTACGCCTTCACCGCTCCGGTATATCGCCCTTTTGGGCATCGTAGCAGGCCTGGTTTTGCTGGCCAGTGGGCTGCCACAACCCTTGGGAGTACCGGTGGTTGGGCTGCTGGTGCTCTTGGCCCTGGGGGTGGCCCGCGGGGATGCGGCGCCCTTGCTGGCGGCGATGGTGTTCCCGGCCCTGGGCTTCCTCGAGCGCCAATTAACCGGCCTGCGCCTGTGGCTGGCCGCGGTGCTCTACTCGCTGGCTGGGGTGGTCTTCCTGGCCGCCCTGGGCAGCACCCCCCAGAGCGTGCTGGGTCTGGAGCCTTTCCGGGGGGTCTCCCTGACCCTGGTGGTGCCGCCCCTCCTGGTGGCCCTCTCGTTCTTGCCCAGCAATTACAAGCCCGTTCTGAACTTCCTCTACAACTACCAGTTTAAGCTGGGCGAAGCGGTTCTTGTGCTGCTGGGTCTGGCAGTGGTGGCGCTGGCGGTGTTGCGACGGGGCAACGATGCGGCCCCCTCCATCGTGCCGGAATGGGAATTGCAGCTCAGGGCCTTCTTGCAGGACGTGATGGTGCGCCCCCGCTTCAAGGAGATTTTTGCTCATGCCCTGGCCCCCATGGCCCTGCTGCTGCCCTGGCCGACCTGGATGAGAAATGCGCTGCTGGTGCTGGTGGCGGTGGGTATGGGTTCCATACTGAACACCTTTTCGCATTACCACACCCCTTTGAGCATCTCCTTTTTCCGGGTGTTGAACGGGATGCTCATTGGCTTGTTGTTGGGCCTGGTAGGGGTCTGGGTCTTCCGGCGCCTGCGCGAATGGTGGCTCAGGTAG
- the udk gene encoding uridine kinase, translating to MIGFVSRAFVIGIAGGTGSGKTTVTEAVINAVGPEHVALLPMDNYYKDNTHLPFEERLKQSYDHPDAFDLELYLTHIRQIVAGQPVAVPVYSFKEYTRSSETILVKPAPVVVLEGIMLLVDATLRAEMNLKVFVDTDADVRFIRRLQRDIAERGRTVESVIAQYLEQVRPMHLSFVEPSKRYADVIIPHGGHNQEALAMLTARVRSLVQDGRVGHGGRP from the coding sequence ATGATTGGCTTTGTGAGTCGGGCTTTTGTGATTGGAATTGCCGGTGGAACCGGCAGCGGCAAAACCACCGTAACCGAGGCGGTGATCAATGCAGTAGGGCCCGAGCATGTGGCCCTGCTGCCGATGGACAACTACTACAAAGACAACACCCACCTGCCTTTTGAAGAGCGTCTCAAGCAAAGCTACGACCACCCCGACGCCTTCGACCTCGAGCTTTACCTTACGCACATCCGCCAGATCGTGGCGGGTCAGCCGGTGGCGGTTCCGGTCTATTCGTTTAAGGAGTACACGCGCTCGAGCGAAACCATACTGGTAAAGCCTGCCCCGGTGGTGGTGCTCGAGGGCATTATGCTGCTGGTGGACGCCACCCTTCGCGCCGAGATGAACCTCAAGGTGTTTGTGGATACCGATGCCGATGTGCGCTTCATCCGGCGCTTACAGCGCGATATTGCGGAGCGCGGGCGCACCGTGGAGAGCGTGATAGCGCAGTACCTCGAGCAGGTTCGCCCCATGCACCTGTCCTTTGTGGAACCGTCCAAGCGCTATGCCGACGTGATCATTCCCCACGGGGGGCATAACCAGGAGGCCCTGGCTATGCTGACCGCGCGGGTGCGCAGCCTGGTGCAGGACGGCCGGGTGGGCCACGGGGGGCGGCCATGA
- a CDS encoding carbohydrate kinase family protein — translation MVVLTGEILVDFIGRNLLSKPTLSYHGVLGGSALNTAAILARLGIPTRFVGELGQDFLGDWALARIAERKIETRFIQQLPEVATPLSLAELDSQGNARFSFYRAFGATRFSPDSAAMARARWFHFGSLSAFDPRNIPGIQSLLEIALEFDVLVSFDPNLHAPPSEAYWEQLLRYMPYVSVLKASLDDARRMFPQAPDEPQVLLEHLVELGAPVTVLTLGAGGAMAAFRTRMMRVPSVRVAVADTTGAGDAFMAGLIYSMIKQDIGSRMELLTWDGTQLPVILAASCHLAAITCTVEGASPPEQPLQAWWERFG, via the coding sequence ATGGTGGTGCTCACCGGCGAGATCCTGGTTGACTTTATTGGTCGCAACCTCCTATCGAAGCCCACGCTCTCGTATCACGGGGTGCTGGGGGGGTCGGCCCTCAACACCGCCGCCATTCTGGCCCGTCTTGGGATACCAACGCGGTTTGTGGGTGAGCTTGGACAGGATTTTTTAGGCGACTGGGCCCTGGCCCGCATCGCCGAGCGCAAGATCGAAACCCGCTTTATCCAGCAGCTCCCGGAGGTGGCCACCCCTCTGAGCCTGGCCGAGCTGGATTCCCAAGGCAACGCGCGGTTTAGCTTCTACCGCGCGTTTGGTGCTACCCGGTTCAGCCCGGATAGCGCAGCCATGGCCCGGGCCAGGTGGTTTCACTTTGGCTCGCTATCGGCCTTCGACCCCCGCAACATCCCGGGCATCCAAAGCCTGCTGGAGATTGCCCTCGAGTTCGATGTGCTGGTAAGTTTCGACCCCAACCTGCACGCGCCCCCCAGCGAGGCCTACTGGGAACAGTTGTTGCGCTATATGCCGTACGTTTCGGTGCTGAAGGCCAGCCTGGACGACGCCCGGCGGATGTTCCCTCAGGCGCCCGATGAGCCCCAGGTCTTGCTCGAGCACCTCGTTGAGCTCGGCGCCCCGGTTACGGTGCTCACCCTGGGGGCCGGCGGGGCCATGGCCGCTTTCCGCACCCGGATGATGCGGGTTCCTTCGGTGCGGGTAGCCGTGGCCGATACCACGGGGGCCGGCGACGCCTTCATGGCCGGGCTCATCTACAGCATGATCAAGCAAGACATTGGCTCGAGGATGGAACTCCTGACCTGGGATGGCACCCAGCTCCCGGTCATCCTGGCCGCCTCCTGCCACCTCGCCGCCATCACCTGCACGGTGGAAGGGGCCAGCCCCCCCGAGCAGCCCCTGCAGGCCTGGTGGGAGCGTTTTGGTTAG
- a CDS encoding ABC transporter ATP-binding protein produces the protein MAKIRLEHIYKRYGGKVTAVKDFNLETEDGEFVVFVGPSGCGKTTTLRMIAGLEDITEGKLYIGDRLVNDVPPKDRDIAMVFQNYALYPHMNVYENMAFGLRLRRVPRDEIDRRVKEAARIIKIDHLLNRKPRELSGGQRQRVAMGRAIVREPKVFLFDEPLSNLDAKLRVEMRAEISKLQRRLGVTTVYVTHDQVEAMTLGQRIVVMKDGEVLQVDTPLNLYDFPETKFVAGFIGSPSMNFIRTRVQVEGGNAYFVGEGFKVKTNQTLGASLMPYNGKEVWMGIRPEHIGLKGWTTIPEGENVIKGRVEVVEPLGADTEVHVDVAGHMMTAKVDGHALVRTGDTVELLVDTSKLHAFEVEGNEKAIGHATVKDSRSVARV, from the coding sequence ATGGCAAAAATCCGACTGGAGCACATTTACAAGCGGTACGGCGGCAAGGTGACGGCGGTCAAAGACTTCAACCTCGAGACCGAAGACGGCGAGTTTGTGGTGTTTGTAGGCCCCTCGGGCTGCGGCAAGACCACCACCCTGCGCATGATTGCCGGTCTGGAGGACATCACCGAGGGCAAGCTCTACATCGGCGACCGCCTGGTCAACGATGTGCCCCCCAAAGACCGCGACATCGCCATGGTCTTCCAGAACTACGCCCTCTACCCCCACATGAACGTCTACGAGAACATGGCCTTTGGCCTGCGGCTGCGCCGGGTGCCCAGAGACGAGATCGACCGCCGGGTCAAAGAGGCCGCCCGTATCATCAAAATTGACCACCTGCTAAACCGCAAACCCCGCGAGCTATCGGGGGGTCAGCGCCAGCGGGTGGCTATGGGCCGGGCCATCGTGCGCGAGCCCAAGGTCTTCCTGTTCGACGAGCCCCTTTCCAACCTCGACGCCAAGCTGCGCGTGGAGATGCGGGCCGAGATCTCCAAGCTCCAGCGCCGCTTAGGGGTAACCACCGTCTACGTGACCCACGACCAGGTCGAGGCCATGACCCTGGGCCAGCGCATTGTGGTGATGAAGGACGGCGAGGTATTGCAGGTGGATACGCCCCTCAACCTCTATGACTTCCCCGAGACCAAGTTTGTGGCGGGCTTCATTGGCTCCCCCTCCATGAATTTCATTCGCACGAGGGTGCAGGTCGAGGGCGGCAACGCCTACTTCGTGGGGGAAGGCTTCAAGGTTAAGACCAACCAGACCCTGGGGGCCAGCCTGATGCCCTACAACGGTAAGGAAGTCTGGATGGGCATCCGTCCCGAGCACATCGGCCTTAAGGGCTGGACTACCATTCCCGAAGGCGAGAACGTGATCAAGGGGAGGGTTGAGGTGGTCGAGCCGCTGGGGGCCGATACCGAGGTGCACGTTGACGTGGCCGGGCATATGATGACCGCCAAGGTGGATGGTCACGCCCTGGTGCGCACCGGCGACACGGTGGAACTCCTGGTGGACACCAGCAAGCTCCACGCCTTTGAAGTGGAGGGGAATGAAAAGGCCATCGGCCATGCCACGGTCAAAGACAGCCGCTCGGTGGCTCGAGTCTAG
- a CDS encoding (Fe-S)-binding protein produces MLTTPEKILFLLLVLASLYFGGGALYRVYKAIRRGQPEDRFDNLPARAGRALWQTLTMQTVFKKRPWVSLLHAFVFYGFVFYLSVNLVDVLDGFFPFKARGGFWNGYNLVADILTALILVGITGLLIRRYSGAGRKTFSWNEKTPLHERVREGIPTDSAIVGGFILFHVGSRLLHKAAQAANLEYGPDPFQPVASLASNLFLWVDVDRLIVLEHLFWWFAIGSILLFIPYFARSKHIHLFLAPLNLAFKKEKPGALLPIAKDFEELEKLEKFGVAKLEDFTWPRLLDAYSCIMCNRCQEVCPAYTTGKALSPSALIINERYELNQILPAFAAGQESPRPLLEFALNEEALWACTTCNACVEVCPVGNEPMLHILDVRREQVMMQGAFPTQLNNAFKGMERNGNPWNLGADKRLAWAEGLPFPVKTVSENPEAEVLYWVGCAPAYDPRAQKTARAFAEILHESGTSWAVLGKQEKCTGDAARRAGNEFLFMQLATENVETLNAVMADKPKTIVTTCPHCFHTLANEYKDFGGRYTVKHHTEFIAELIDAKRLELLPMSGAVTYHDPCYLGRHNGVLQEPRQVIQAAGLALKEPPRHGTNSFCCGAGGAQFWKEEEPGQERVSTHRYRELRGTGAETIAVGCPFCMQMMNLETAQEPEGQAPRVLDISELVVQQLKSKQASPAGE; encoded by the coding sequence ATGCTAACCACACCTGAAAAAATCCTCTTCTTGCTGCTGGTGCTGGCCTCGCTTTATTTTGGTGGTGGGGCGCTGTACCGCGTCTACAAGGCCATCCGCCGGGGCCAGCCCGAAGACCGCTTCGACAACCTGCCGGCTCGAGCGGGCCGGGCTTTGTGGCAGACCCTCACCATGCAGACCGTCTTCAAAAAGCGGCCCTGGGTGAGCCTGCTGCACGCCTTTGTGTTCTACGGCTTTGTGTTTTACCTGAGCGTGAACCTGGTGGACGTGCTCGATGGCTTCTTCCCCTTCAAGGCCCGGGGGGGCTTCTGGAACGGCTACAACCTGGTGGCCGACATCCTCACGGCTCTCATTCTGGTCGGCATTACCGGACTGCTCATCCGGCGTTACTCCGGGGCGGGGCGCAAGACCTTTAGCTGGAACGAGAAGACCCCCCTGCATGAGCGGGTGCGCGAGGGCATCCCCACCGATAGCGCCATTGTGGGTGGGTTCATTCTTTTTCACGTGGGGAGCCGCCTGCTGCACAAGGCCGCCCAGGCCGCCAACCTCGAGTACGGCCCCGATCCCTTCCAGCCGGTAGCCAGCCTGGCCAGCAACCTGTTCCTGTGGGTGGATGTAGACCGGTTGATCGTCCTCGAGCACCTCTTCTGGTGGTTTGCCATCGGCTCGATTCTGCTCTTCATCCCTTACTTTGCCCGCTCCAAGCACATCCACCTATTCCTGGCCCCCCTCAACCTGGCCTTCAAGAAGGAGAAGCCAGGGGCCCTGCTGCCCATCGCCAAGGACTTTGAAGAGCTGGAAAAGCTGGAGAAGTTCGGGGTCGCCAAGCTGGAGGACTTCACCTGGCCGCGCCTGCTGGACGCCTATAGCTGCATCATGTGCAACCGCTGCCAGGAGGTCTGTCCGGCCTACACCACCGGCAAGGCCCTCTCGCCCTCGGCCCTGATCATCAACGAGCGCTACGAGCTGAACCAGATTCTGCCGGCTTTTGCCGCGGGCCAGGAGAGCCCCCGCCCGTTGCTGGAGTTTGCCCTGAACGAAGAGGCCCTCTGGGCCTGCACCACCTGCAACGCCTGCGTGGAGGTCTGCCCGGTGGGCAACGAGCCCATGCTGCACATCCTGGACGTGCGGCGCGAACAGGTGATGATGCAGGGGGCCTTCCCCACCCAGCTCAACAACGCCTTCAAGGGCATGGAGCGCAACGGCAACCCCTGGAACCTGGGGGCCGATAAGCGCCTGGCCTGGGCCGAGGGGCTGCCGTTCCCGGTCAAGACCGTAAGTGAGAACCCCGAGGCCGAGGTGCTCTACTGGGTGGGCTGCGCCCCGGCCTACGACCCCCGCGCCCAGAAGACCGCCCGGGCCTTCGCGGAAATTCTGCATGAGTCCGGCACGAGCTGGGCGGTGCTGGGCAAGCAGGAAAAATGCACGGGGGATGCGGCCCGGCGGGCCGGCAACGAGTTTCTGTTCATGCAGTTGGCCACCGAGAACGTAGAGACCTTGAACGCGGTCATGGCGGATAAGCCCAAGACCATCGTGACCACCTGCCCCCACTGCTTCCACACCCTGGCCAACGAGTACAAAGACTTTGGCGGCCGCTACACGGTCAAGCACCACACCGAGTTCATCGCCGAGCTGATTGATGCTAAGCGGCTCGAGCTCCTGCCCATGAGCGGGGCGGTTACCTACCACGACCCTTGCTACCTGGGCCGGCACAACGGGGTGCTGCAAGAACCCCGCCAGGTCATCCAGGCGGCCGGCCTTGCGCTCAAGGAGCCCCCGCGCCACGGCACCAATAGCTTCTGCTGCGGGGCCGGCGGGGCCCAGTTCTGGAAAGAGGAGGAGCCCGGCCAGGAGCGGGTCTCTACCCACCGCTACCGCGAGCTTAGGGGCACCGGGGCCGAGACCATTGCGGTGGGCTGTCCCTTCTGTATGCAGATGATGAACCTCGAGACCGCCCAGGAACCCGAGGGCCAGGCCCCCAGGGTGCTGGATATCTCTGAGCTGGTGGTGCAGCAGCTAAAAAGCAAGCAGGCCAGCCCGGCGGGCGAATAG
- a CDS encoding CAP domain-containing protein translates to MKRVVWVLIALIGPLAVAQSTTQLETQILSLLNDARARGVACRGGGGGVRLPPLRYNATLALAAKKHALNMGRYGFMSHYYQGVGPRVRVARAGYGYLRMSEIIFKGRSSDPARAVRWWLRSPVHCRAIMNPYYTEAGAGLSRVGYAWTVVLAQPR, encoded by the coding sequence ATGAAAAGGGTGGTCTGGGTGCTTATTGCTCTGATTGGCCCGCTGGCAGTGGCGCAGTCCACCACTCAGCTCGAGACGCAAATTCTCTCCTTGCTCAACGATGCACGGGCCCGGGGTGTGGCCTGCCGTGGGGGTGGTGGTGGTGTCCGGCTACCCCCCTTGCGTTACAACGCAACCCTGGCCCTAGCCGCTAAGAAGCATGCCCTGAACATGGGACGCTACGGCTTTATGTCGCACTACTACCAGGGGGTGGGGCCGCGGGTGCGGGTTGCCAGGGCCGGTTATGGTTACCTGCGCATGTCAGAAATTATCTTCAAGGGCCGTAGTAGCGACCCGGCGCGGGCCGTGCGCTGGTGGTTGCGTTCGCCGGTACACTGCCGGGCCATCATGAATCCCTACTACACCGAGGCCGGGGCGGGGCTCTCGAGGGTCGGTTACGCTTGGACGGTGGTGCTGGCCCAGCCACGCTAG
- a CDS encoding divergent PAP2 family protein translates to MGELLSNQVLWTAVLASVVAQLLKLFIYYWVERRWEWERLAETGGMPSSHSATVAALATGVGITEGVGSAFFAIAVVLAIIVMYDATGIRRAAGLHAERLNDLFEEFRAVFAHGPRPEPLKELLGHTYLEVAVGAVLGILFAFLSFTLV, encoded by the coding sequence ATGGGTGAGTTGCTCTCTAACCAGGTGCTCTGGACGGCTGTCTTAGCCAGCGTGGTGGCACAGCTTCTCAAGCTGTTTATCTACTACTGGGTGGAGCGCCGCTGGGAGTGGGAACGCCTGGCCGAGACCGGTGGCATGCCCTCCTCCCACTCCGCTACGGTGGCCGCTTTAGCCACAGGGGTGGGCATTACCGAGGGGGTGGGCAGCGCCTTTTTCGCCATTGCGGTGGTGCTGGCTATCATCGTGATGTACGATGCCACCGGTATTCGCCGGGCGGCCGGGCTGCACGCCGAGCGCCTGAACGACCTGTTTGAGGAGTTTCGTGCAGTTTTCGCCCACGGCCCGCGGCCCGAGCCCCTCAAGGAGTTGCTGGGCCACACCTACCTCGAGGTCGCTGTGGGCGCCGTCCTGGGTATTCTTTTTGCTTTCTTAAGCTTTACCCTGGTGTGA
- the folD gene encoding bifunctional methylenetetrahydrofolate dehydrogenase/methenyltetrahydrofolate cyclohydrolase FolD, whose translation MLELSGPPVAEAVYQELQTLLATLPYVPHLRVVRLGDDPASVAYVRLKDRQAKRLGLSSQVDVFPESTSQEELLAHIARLNADPEVDGILVQSPVPRQVDFNAVLEAIDPLKDVDGLTPVNAGRMWMGLEALESCTPAGVMRLLKHYQIPLAGKEVVIVGRSNLVGKPLAALMLREHATVTLAHSRTQDLAAVCRRADVLVAAVGKAGLITPEMVRPGAVVVDVGINRVGQNEKGRDILVGDVAPGVAAVASALTPVPGGVGPMTVAMLLYNTVIAAMRRRGRPTGERLQAAR comes from the coding sequence ATGCTAGAACTATCCGGCCCTCCTGTTGCCGAGGCGGTTTATCAGGAGCTGCAAACCCTGCTCGCCACCTTACCCTATGTACCCCACCTGAGGGTGGTGCGGCTGGGGGATGACCCGGCCTCGGTGGCCTATGTGCGTCTAAAGGATCGGCAGGCTAAAAGACTTGGACTCTCCAGCCAGGTGGATGTGTTCCCCGAAAGTACCTCGCAAGAGGAGCTGCTGGCCCACATTGCCCGGCTCAACGCCGACCCCGAGGTGGATGGTATCCTGGTGCAGTCGCCGGTGCCCAGGCAGGTTGATTTCAATGCCGTGCTGGAAGCCATCGATCCCCTCAAGGATGTGGACGGCCTGACCCCGGTCAATGCTGGGCGGATGTGGATGGGGCTGGAAGCCCTGGAGTCGTGCACACCGGCCGGGGTTATGCGCCTTCTGAAGCACTACCAGATTCCCTTGGCCGGCAAGGAAGTGGTGATTGTGGGGCGCAGCAACCTGGTGGGCAAGCCCCTGGCCGCGCTGATGTTGCGGGAGCACGCCACCGTGACCCTGGCCCACTCGCGCACCCAAGACCTGGCCGCGGTTTGCCGCAGGGCCGATGTTCTGGTGGCGGCGGTGGGGAAAGCCGGCCTCATTACGCCCGAGATGGTGCGACCGGGCGCGGTGGTGGTGGATGTGGGCATCAACCGCGTGGGCCAGAACGAAAAAGGCCGCGACATCCTGGTAGGGGATGTGGCCCCGGGGGTGGCGGCTGTGGCCTCGGCCCTGACCCCGGTGCCCGGCGGCGTGGGCCCTATGACGGTGGCTATGCTGCTTTACAACACGGTGATTGCGGCCATGCGGCGGCGGGGCAGGCCCACGGGCGAGCGGTTGCAGGCGGCGCGCTAA
- the nusB gene encoding transcription antitermination factor NusB, with amino-acid sequence MRRKARELAFKVLFEHAVGGVPLEAAWQHATQEVEPEEADQEADVLDHEGLLFAQRLVQGYAAQQQTVDEALASTIEGWSFSQMAKTDLAVLRLATYEMLFEPTPYAPLIEVAVKIAKRYGGEDSGRFVNGVLARLLKRIEAGELSAVAKSD; translated from the coding sequence ATGCGGCGTAAAGCGCGTGAACTGGCCTTTAAGGTGCTGTTTGAGCACGCTGTGGGCGGGGTTCCGCTCGAGGCGGCCTGGCAGCACGCCACCCAGGAAGTCGAACCCGAGGAGGCCGACCAGGAAGCCGATGTGCTCGATCATGAGGGGCTCTTGTTCGCCCAGCGCCTGGTGCAGGGCTATGCAGCGCAACAGCAAACGGTGGATGAAGCGCTGGCCAGCACCATTGAGGGGTGGAGCTTCAGCCAGATGGCTAAGACCGACCTGGCGGTTTTGCGCCTGGCGACCTATGAGATGCTCTTCGAGCCCACGCCCTATGCCCCTTTGATCGAGGTGGCGGTCAAAATTGCCAAGCGCTATGGCGGCGAGGACTCTGGGCGCTTTGTCAACGGGGTTTTAGCCCGTTTGCTCAAACGCATTGAAGCGGGTGAGCTATCGGCGGTAGCCAAGAGCGACTAG
- a CDS encoding Asp23/Gls24 family envelope stress response protein → MVDYDLSESALVSLVTLALEGQKGLRLAQAGGRSVGEMLSGRRSRPVRVEREGDTLVVDLNVCVDYGRSVIEAAKEAQRTVGEVLMASTGLKVKAVNVTVVAVEYKEPHAA, encoded by the coding sequence ATGGTGGACTACGACCTTTCCGAATCGGCCCTGGTCAGCCTGGTGACGCTGGCGCTGGAGGGGCAAAAAGGGTTGCGCCTGGCCCAGGCGGGTGGCCGGAGTGTGGGCGAGATGCTGTCGGGGCGGCGCTCACGCCCGGTGCGCGTGGAGCGCGAAGGGGACACCCTGGTGGTTGACCTTAACGTGTGTGTGGATTACGGTAGATCCGTAATCGAAGCGGCCAAGGAGGCTCAGCGAACCGTGGGGGAGGTCTTAATGGCCTCCACGGGCCTCAAGGTTAAGGCGGTCAACGTTACGGTGGTGGCTGTGGAGTATAAGGAGCCCCATGCAGCCTAG